The region TCACAGGTATTTTTAGCACACGACAAACAACTTGATGGAGAAATTGTCGTTAAAAAAATTGAGAAAAGTAAAATTGTTAATCCCACGGAGTATTATGAAGAAGCGAAAAAACTTTATGCATCCTCACATAGTAATGTTGTAAAAGTAAATTATGGTTGTTCAGATGCTGATCATATTTATATAGCTATGCCATATTATAAGAATGGCTCGCTTAAATCACTTATTGCTACAAAAAATCTAACAATTAGAGAAATTATTCGTTATTCAATACAGTTCTTATCAGGACTACATCATATTCATTCAAAAGGGTTAATTCATTTTGACGTTAAACCTGATAATATTTTGATTTCCGATAGCGATGAAGCTCACTTGTCTGATTTTGGATTGACAAAAGCAATGAATAGTTTCGGTTTTGCTTCACCTGAATTAATTTATGAAAAACAAGTCCCTCCTGAAACTTTTACAAGTTCGGATAAAACTATTCATTTTGATATTTATTTAGCAGGACTAACTATATATAGATTACTAAATGGAGAAGAATATTTTCATCGCCAATTGCATAGCTTTAGTAATCAATCAGATTACATAGATGCAATAGCTACAGGAACGTTTCCTAACAGAACAGATTATCTTCCTCATATCCCTTTAAAGTTGCAACGAGTTGTAAATAAAGCTATGAATGTAAATATTGCTGATAGGCATCAAACTGTTCTAGAATTGATAAATGAGTTAAGTGATATAGATGAAAATTTAGACTGGAGATTTAATCAAACGTCAACATCTTACCATTGGGAGCGAGATAATGGAAACCATACATATAAAGTAGTGGTAGATTTGACAAACCCAAGAAACATTAGTATACTTACCACTAAAGTAAATAATTCTACTGTTAGGGAACAACGTGAAAAGGCTCATTGCCACAATAATTTGACCACTTCTAACGTTTTATCTAAAATAAAACAGGCATTGAAATTGTGAAAATCAAGGTAATAAAATATAATAAAAACGGATTAACAAGAGCAGAAAATACAGCTCCTAAATTCGTTATGCCTAAAAATGATTTAAATAAAAATAATATTGATATTAAATTAGATAATAAACATATAAAAATTACTAAACGAAAATCTCAGGACTAAATTTTTGTTTAAATCGACTTTTATATTTTTGATTAGCATTATAAACCATCATTAATAGTATAGTGGAGAAACTATTTTTATATTTATATAAATATACAGGCTATATAGATTCATCCCCCTGTGTCATTTCCAGTTTTTGGTTGCACCCCCTGCCAGTTAATAATAAATTTTATAAAATAAATTCTTAGTCAAGTTTCATAAAAGAAAATTTGACTTTTTATTTTTTGAGATGTGTCTAATTTAGATCATGGTCTAAACATAGTACATTTATCCTTATTGATAAAGCCTAAATAAAAAGATAAAAATGTATCAAACATACATACTCTAAATTTGGTACAATTATTTTATTTTCGTACATTAGCAGTATGAAAAAGCCCTGAAGTGGTGGTACACGACAGGGCAAAGAGTTAATAAACGTTCAATGCTAATTAAAATTTATCAACATGACAAATTTACAAAATTGTTTAGATACATTCAGTATCTACGTGGGAACTTACAAAAAGTATAACGAGGGAAGCCTATTTGGTGACTGGTTAAATCTGTCTGACTATTCAGATTATGACGAATTACTGTATGCTATGAAAGAACTTCACAATGACGAAGATGATCCAGAATTTATGTTTCAGGATTATGAATGCCCTTCTTTTATTGAGTCTTTAGGATTGATCAGTGAATCTCATATTTCAAATACTATCTATGATATAATAGGTCAAATAGAAGATTCTGGCTATGATATAGAAGTTATTGAATCTTTTATAAATTGCTTCGGGATAAGTGATTTAAACGAGGTTATAGACCGAATTAACGACTGTTATGTGGGTGAATATTCAGATGACGAGACTTTTGTCCAGCTACTCTTAGAAGAGACTGGAGATATACCACAAGATATGCCATCATATATTTGTATTGACTGGGAAAGTACTGCAAGAAATATAATGTATGATTATTGTACCAGTAATAACAACTATTTTAGAAATTTCTAATTAACAATTGGCACCTCAACAATAGAGGTGCTTTTATACCATATTAAAAATGAAAGCTAGATATATCAGGGTTTCAACAGGAAACCAGAATACAGAAAGGCAATTAAAAAAGAATCACCCAAATGAAAAGCTTTATATAGACATTGTGAGTGGAGCTATTCCATTTAAAGAACGAGAGCAAGGAAATAAGCTAATCCAAGATATAGAAGCCAATTCAATAAAATATATTAGTGTTCACTCAATTGATAGATTAGGGAGAAATCTATTTGACATATTAGCCACATTAGAGCTGTTAAATGAGAAGAAGGTCACTTTAAAGGTAGATAACCTCGGTATTGAAAGTTTAGTCAATAACAAGCCTAATTCAGCCTTTAAATTAATTATTTCAGTAATGGCTAACATTGCAGAGATGGAACGGGAGACAATGCTGGAAAGGCAAAAGGAAGGTATTAAGATTGCTATTGCCAATGGCGTTTACAAAGGCAGGGTTAAAGGCTCTAAAGAATCGGGTAAACAAGTGTTATCAAAATACAAAGAAGTTGTCAAGTATCTAAAAAGAGGTCAATCATTGAGAGATATAGCTAAACTGTGCAATGTTAGTTTAGGAACCGTGCAGAAAGTTAAAAGAATTTTAAATCAGTAATTCATATTTTTATTAATAAAGCCTGTCAGATCAGATTGAAACTATTACAGCTAATACAATTAAAATTTAACATGATTTAAGTCAATTTCTTGGCTAGATTTAAAACTTTTTGGTTTATCATTATATCCAAATATTTTATATAAAAAGGTGACCCAATCAATTAATGGCTTATTTTTATAATTGCAGTACTCTTTAACTAGCCATTGGTAGCTTTTTAGATTTTTATTTTCTGTGGCAATGTTGATGCCTGTTTTTTCTGAGAGCCAAGTAGTATTTAGAGTATAAAAATCGACAATATTTTGTATGCTCCATAGTTTTGCATCACCATAAGGAATAATAGTATTACTTAAAATAATAGTTTTATTATCTTTTCCTATAATAGGTTTGGGGATGATTTTTCCATTAGATAATCTCATAAGTACTTTTTCAAAAGTTGTAAAATCCAGGGCATCAATAATACCTTCCTTTGAAAGTAATTTAAACTTACTATCTCTAAGTGATATTATTACGTTGTTTTTAACATTATAAATGTAGCTTTCCTTAATTATATTATTTTTAAATTCAATTTGAATATAATAAATATGCTTTGGAAGTGTATTTCCATTTTGAAATTTCTTTCCATTATCATATGAAATTATTATCCTTTCAATGTATTTATTAATTAAGGTTCTCTTTGTGTCAAAATCGACATCTGCTGAAAAGGCTTCGAAATCAGCTCTTGTATCAATAATTAAACTTTTAAAATTTCTAATATCTACAATTCTTGAAGCTAATGAGATTTTATCTTGAGAATGTTTAATTAAGCTGTTATTAATATTATTTATTTCAGATTTGGCATCATCATCAGTAATAATATTATTAGAAATAGCTTTAATAAGATTGCTCTTGTTTTTCTTAAGATTAATAATTCTTTGGTCTAATAAAGCTTCTTCTTGTTTAATGTCCTCTAGAAGTGAGTTTTGATTATCTGAAGAATTATTTAATAGTTCTAAAAGTTCTTTTCTAATAAAAAAGTTCTCCCAAATAAGATTTTCTATTTTATCAATATTTATTGATTTGTTTCCACAACTTTCCCCTTTGTATCTTCGAGATGAACAAATATAAGTATGGTCTCGTTTGTTTACTCTGCTCCTTCCATACATGTTTTTTCCACAGCCACATTTAATAATGCCCTTTAATAAGTATTTATGTTCAACTTTCTTTCCAGTATTATTTCTATTTTTTTTCAAATTTTCATTAACCTTTTGCCAGTAAACTTCATCAAAGATTGCAGGAGCTGGATAAAGTTTTCCTTTCCAAGATCTTTTACCCATATATATGGTATTTTTAATAATTCCTTGAATAGTTCGCCCTCTCCATTTTGCATCACTCTTCTTTTTCTCTATAACAATATTAGGATTATATCTATCTCTAATTTTATATACACCACCTTTCTCTAATTTACTATAGGCAGTGAGAACTCCTTCGTAGTTTAGTATTTCTGCAATTTTGTCTGTTCCCTTGCCCTCTAAAGACATCTTGTAAATTCTTTTTACTATCTCTGATTCTTTATTATTGATTATTAGTAGTTTATTTTCATCTTTGTCATAGCCAAATGGGGGTTTTGCATGGACTTTTCCATTTTCGACATTACGTTGTAGTGCTGTTATGACCTTCTTTTTTGTTAATTTGACATAAAACGAATTAAAAACTGATAATATATTTGATGTTAAAAAATTACTGTCAGATTCAAAATCAAAATCACCATCGGCCTGAAAATAAAGTTTTATACTATTTTTTTGAAATAGCATATATAAATTGGACCAAACCACATTATTTCTTTCTAGCCTTGATTGGTCATAGGCAAAAATATGAGTGATTTTTTCAGAGGCTATATCTTGGAGCATTCTAAATAGCTCAGGTCTATTTTCAATTTCAAGAGTACCAGAAATATTATTGTCGGCATATATGTCGTAATTTAATCCTAATTTATCGGCATATCTTTTTCCTAAATCGACCTGAGTTTCAATTGAATTTTGATTATCATCTTTGTCTTGTGATACTCTCGCATAAATAGCTAGCATGTAATTAATTTATATACAAATATACATATACACCACATTCTATACAATAACATCTGATATTGTGTGGTGAGGATTTCGGAAAGGCCTTATCGTAATTAGCGAAGCATCGTTCTCTATTTTTCCGGCAACAGAATGTATTTTTGTTGTTTCCAGAGCTTCTTTTAAATTCAGAGGAGGCAATATTCCCGGGAGCCTTTTTGCAAGCATTGTTTTTCCACTTCCGGGAGGACCGATTAATATAATGTTATGTCCTCCTGCAGCAGCTATTTCTAAAGCTCTTTTCGCCATTTCCTGTCCTTTTACTTCACTAAAATCCGAACTAAAACGATCAATCTTTTGCTCGAACTCTTTCTGAATATCAAATTCTGTTTTACGCAAAGGTTTATCCTGGTCGAAGAAATCTATAACCTCCTTAATATTAGTAACGCCATACACGTCCAGATTATTTGTAATAGCAGCTTCCTGTGCATTTTGTTTAGGCAAAATAATTCCCTTGAAGCCCTCTTCAGCAGCCTGAAGAGCAATTGGAAGAATTCCTTTCAGTGGCTGCAAACCTCCGTCCAGAGATAATTCTCCCATGATAATATATTTATCGAGACTTTCGGCCTTTATTGAATTGTTTGCGGCTAATATACCAATAGCAATTGTGAGGTCATAGGCAGAACCTTCTTTACGAAGATCAGCAGGCGCCATATTGATGGTAATTTTTCTTCCGGGGAGCTTATATCCTACATTTTTTAGCGCAGCAGAAATTCTGTGGCTGCTTTCTTTAATAGCATTATCCGGTAAACCAACAAGATAATAGCCAACACCTTTATCGATATTGACTTCTACAGTAATACAACGGGCCGAGATACCATGTATGGCACTTCCATAAACTTTCACTAACATATATTTTCAATCATTTGTTAGTGAAAGGTATAAAAAATAAATTAATATATAGAATTGTGTTTTATATTTATGTTTATTTGGTTTAAAAAATTAATTTAAATTACATTATTTAATTAATAAAGGCGGGTAACCTTTTTTGACTTCAGAATTACCCGCCATTTACAAACAAATGATGAAGTTGTTAAACTTATTTTTTATTTAAGTATTCGGAGTTGATGTTGTTCTTACACAACGAACCATACGGCCCTCTGTTTTGGCTCCGGATCTCACTTCTGCATTACTCCAGCCTACAAACCATGCAAATCTGGAATAACTCATATACCAATAATTGGCGTTGTTGGTATTAGCAGAAGAGGATGACCAGTAATATGCACCACCTCCGCCCAGGGCACCCAGAAAAATTCCTCCGGGAGAATCGCTTACACTTGTCCCTCCTAAAAATCCGGGAGCAGTACGATATCCATAAAAAGAAAGGAAAAGCCTTTGGGAATTTGTAGGGAAGGATGTATTTAAATTATTTCCTGCATCCAGATTATACACGGCACTAAAATTTGCACCTAAGAATAATCCATAATTTTCTTTTTTGTCATCAGGTTGTCCCAGATTACTGAATTCAGTGCTGGTAGGCATACGCCACATCCCTTCAGGATAAACTTTAGAACAGGCATCAGTATTGTCAGATGAAGATCCCGTTGGTGTTGCTGCCATCCAGTTCCAGTATTCAGTATCTTTATCTGGCTGAGAATATTCATTATCCGATCGGAAACGGTATTTATCGGCTTGAGAGGAATAGATTAAGTTTGTACGCGCCCATAATAATCCTTTTAATCTAACACCCGACTCTATCAGGCGTACATTTAGTGTATAACGGTTTCCGAGAGTAGGCGTAACCGGAATATTGCTATATGGGACTATACTGTTGCTAAAGCTTCGTGTGCTGTTGTCATCCATGTTAAGATCCAGCTGATTCAACCTTATCCTTAGATTATTTGCAGGTATAGGTGTTGAGCTAACAGTATAAAAAGTCGCTGTTTTTGTTGCTCCAGCTGCACCGCCGGCTCCAGCTTTGTTGACCATGCTGCCCCCTGTAACTGCGGATACATTCTGAAGATTAGAATATTGTCCGGTAAGTACATTAAGGTCTCCTGTTTTAATTATGCTGGAAAAAGCAGATCCTGTACCTGTTCCGACCTCTACGGAGGTTGTATTATTGATGGTTCCAAACATTCCTCGTGTATCCAAGTCTAATTGTATACGTGCTGTATTGCGTTTAAGGACAATATTCATATTATTTTGACCATATTGTGCATCTATAATTCCCTGATTCCATAATACGTCTTTATTGGCCAGCGAAGCAGCAGAAACAATTCCGGTAGCAGTATTTACTGATGGTGTTGAATTGTCATTAGTAGAGACGATATACCATTTGTATTGTTTTCCAGCATCTACCTGGATACTTGGATTTGTTCCTGAGGTTGCATCTACATTTTTTATAAGTGTATTACTTGCTGCATCATAAATTAACAAACGATATTTTGTACCCGTTATCATAGGACTATTGGTTACTGCAGCCATAGCTCCTGTATATGAAGGAGTAAGAGAGGCTGATAATCCTTTTGTTTTATCGGACGTAATTTGGCCTTCAGCACTGATCAGGGCATCGAAATTTTCTGTTGAAATTACTTTTTCAGAGGCAATTGAAGTTAATAAAGATTTCTCTGTATTTTTTATAGAGGCAGTAGCGAGGTTTGTTACATTTTCCTCTTCCTCTATTCCTGCAATATTAAAGCTTATAAATGTCCCCTGCATTCCGGCATTTCCATCCGGATTTTTGGTTTCCTCATCCCTTGATGAACATGAGCCGAAGCTGAGCAATAAGGTTCCTGTAAGAATAAAAGAACTCGTTGCCTTTATTAAATTTTTGTGTATAAATGTATTCATAGTTGTGTTTTACCTGATTAATGAGCTTTTAATTACAAGTCAAAATCTTTACCGCCCAGATTTCCGCCATCGTTCCAGTCTTCGACTTGTGGCGTATTGGGAGAGCCTGCATCTCCTGGGCTTAAAGAGGCTGATGTTGCAGCGAAGCCATGTTCCATCTCTATTAAAATAACTTCTAATGCGGGTGGAGTGTATGTCTTTTTGCCGGAGACATAAATCTCAGGTAAGGCTTGTTTGTCTTTCTCTTTTTTCATCACTCTGATTTTTAATGTTTTATGCTGTAAAATTAGAATGATGACAGGCTTGGCAGTTAGTATTGTAAAAGCAGAATTCTGGAAAATTGCTTTTATTTAAAATTTAATCTATTATATATCAGTATTTTGCGAGGTTTTGTTTTTTCTTTTTAATGTTCTTATAAAGTCAGAAGGAGACAGTCCGACTTCTTTTTTGAAGATGTAAGCAAATCTGCTTTGTGAAGAAAAGCCAACTATATCTGCCAGATAACTGATTTTGTAATTCTGAAATTTAGGTTCTTTACAGAGGCAGTGGACAATGTATTTTATTTTCAGGCCGTTAATATAATCGTTGAAATTTTTATTCCGGTGAGCTTTCAGTAGGTAATGTACATACTTTGTGTTGGTATCAAGAATTGATGCAAGGTTTGAAAGAGTAAAATTTTTTGCCATAAAATCGGTTCCGGTTTCAAATTGGTTTAGTTTTTCCAAAAGCTCAGATTCTTTAGCTTCAGAAATAAGAGTAGATGTCCGCGTAATGTTTTCGTAATTGAGATTTATAAAACTAAAGTTTTCAGGAGGCTGTATATCATTTTCAGAGACATGCTTTATTTCTTTTGTGAAGGTAATTCGGGCATTTTCTGACTGATTTGGAGATCTTTTCTTATGTGTTTTTTTGTCTTTTATAATAATATATAAGGTTAAAGTAGCGGTTAGCAGGATAAAAAAGCTTTTCCAGTGTTCTATCTGGTTGTTCTGGTCGGTAACTTTCTTTTCTTCCCGCTCAATCTCCAATTCATTTACTTTCTGAATTTCGGTTAAGATTTTTTTGAAAAAGTCCTTAAAGCTTTTAGAGCTGTGATTATCCAGTTGGTCAATTTTGCTTAAAATTTTCTCTTCCGAAATCCGCTTCGCGAATACCTGATAAGCTTTCTTTTCTGCAATTTTTTCTGCAGAATCAAACCACTTCCGGGCTTCTTCTCTTTTATTTTCTTTTATTGCAATTATCGCTTTGCACAGATCATAATAGGGTGTTTGATACTGAGTGGCAATATTTATATCTTTTAAATAAAACTCTGTTTTTTCAAAATTTTTTTTAGCCTCATGGAGGTTGTTGTTTTTTAAATAATCATAAGCAATGATATTATGCTCCAAAGCGAGATCAATTTTTTGCTGGAAAATAAGAGATTTTGACTCAGGAAGATTTAAATATTTTTTTTCTAGCAGGCTTATGTTTTCCTGGTGGTATAAGATGGCTAAATAAAACTGGTTATTATGCTCCATTCTTCGAGCCTTATACAGGTTAGTCATTATAGCAGAATCTATTCTGTCAAGAGAGGTGAAAAATGAGCAAGCAACCTCCCAATATTCATTGGCCTTATTGGAAAATCCAATACTCCGGTATATATCACTCAGAAAATAATTAATAACAAAACGCTCCTTGTTATGCTGGTTCTTTAATGCATAATAATCGGCCTGTTCATAAAGTTTTATAGCTTCGGTATATCTTATCTGTTTGTACAGGGAATCTGCCACTTGCATATATGCCCATGCTCTTTCCTGATTTGTGCGTGGTTTGAGAGAGTGAGAGTTAGTATCTAAATAGTAGATTTTTCGGATGTATCCGGAGATATTGAAGCTGTCCGTTGCTTGTGCAAATGTAAGTGCAGAAAATAGCACCATAGCGTAAAAACATTTTATCATCATTCCTTTGTTTGTGTGAAAACAAAGAAAGGAAGAAGCTTTCTCTAATACAGTGTTATTTGCATTAAATGTTGGACAGTTTTCTGGAATATTGTGAAAAAAGGAGGACTTAATTCCAGAAAACAGGCCATAATTTGACGGAATCTCTGAAAAATAAAAAAAACAGGGTGAAATTCCCTGTTGTATATTTAGCTATATCTTTATGTGTATTGCTGAAAAATGCATTGAAAAGATATATTTTATAGTGTTCCCAGTCAGTTGAAGAAAATAAAAATATGTTTAGATGAATTTATCTCCCTTTTTTGTTGTTTTCAGATCAATTACGTAATCTTTGATTTCCTGATCGTGACTTCGCGGGCAAATTAGTAGAGCCTTATCAGTGTCTACAACAATATAATCGTTTAATCCGTCTATGATAACAGCCTTATTTTTATTTTTAATGTGTATGATATTACCCGTAGAGGCATACGACAACACATATTTAGAATTTTCAGCATTGTTATGTTCATTCTTTTCAGCATTTTCAAATACCGATGTCCATGTACCCAAGTCGGACCAGCCTAAATCAGCTGGGATTACAGCTACATTTTTAGTTTTTTCCAGAATACCATTGTCAATGGAAATTTTCTGAACCTTCGGGTAAATGGTTTCTATGCAGGTTTTTTCTGACTCATTGTTGTATTCACATTCTGTAAATTGCTGATACATTTCAGGAAGGTTTTCCTGGAAAGCTTTTAGAATATCCTGAACGTTCCACACAAATATCCCTGCGTTCCAAAGAAAATCACCAGATTCAATAAGTGTTTTGGCTACTTCCAGAGTTGGTTTTTCAGTAAAGGTTTTTACTTTGAAAACATTTTGCCCTTTTTTCTCCAAAAACTGAATATATCCGTATCCTGTTTCCGGACGAGTTGGTTGTATACCAATGGTTACAAGTGTATGATTTGTATTAGCTTCTTCAAAAGCAAGCTCTATGGTGTTTAAGAAAACGTCTTCTTTTAAAATAAGATGATCTGAAGGAAGGACAGTTATTACAGCATTCGGATTAATCTCCGCGATTTTCATTCCCATAAAAATATTGCAAGCTGCAGTATTTTTCATAACTGGCTCACCAACAATATTTTCTGGTTTTAATTCTGGTAACTGATTTTGGACCACACTAACATGCTCGCTGCTGGTAATAACAAAAATATTTCCAGCAGGGACAATTTTGCTGATTCTGTCATAAGTTTGCTGAATCATGGTACGTCCTACCCCTAATATATCCTGAAATTGCTTTGGAAACTTGGAGGTACTGATAGGCCAGAATCTACTGCCTACACCCCCTGCCATTATTACACAATATCTGTTTTCAATCATCATGAATCAATTTTTTAACCTGAACACAGGTTCGGAATAAATATTTTCTCCCCGAATGCAGGTTTTTGCAAATATAGCGTTTTTTCCTTACTTCCAGGATCTCAAAAGTCTGATTTTGATATTCAAAAATGTGTCCAAGATTCAGATCCTCAATAAAATCCTCAGTCGTATTTTTACTGAAATAACGAACTATTTCCGGCGTTGCCATATAGTTTGCTTTTGGGGTTTTAGAAAAAGCCATTACCATTGGCCGGAAATCTTCTTCATAAGTATTCAGGCTTTCCAGTAAAAGGTTACGATAGCAAATTTTCCATTCTTTACCGTGTGGTAATATTTTTCTGTCCGCAGAAAATGTAATGAGATGTGCAATCTCATGTGTTAATACAAAGAAAAAGAGCTGTGGTTCCAGATCCCCGTTAATTGATATTTGCTGGGTTTCGCCGGAGCGGTAACGATAATCTCCAAGTTTAGAGTTTCGCTTCTTTGTTATTCTGATATGACATGAATAAGGTTTTAGCCATTTTTCGATATAGAAAATGGCTCCTTCCGGAAGGTATTTTTGTAAGATTTGCAGGCTCATGACTTTCATAACAAAGGTCTTAAATTTTTCAATAAAATCAATACCTTTATTTAATACATTTGTAAGAAACAACGACAGAAAATATGCTGAGTATAATTGTAGGTATTGTAATTCTTCTTATTATAATTTGTTTTGTATTGGGTTATGGATATCTCTTTACAGCAGTAAGGAAAACTTATCTTAAAGGAAAGACCGGAGCGCATATTTTTGATGGTCAGGATTTTTCATCCAATATTATTGAAAATGGGAATGCTTCTCCCTGGGAGAAGGCGGAAGATTATAATCGGAGACCCCTTTCGCAGAGCCTTATATCACATCTCAATAAAACCAAAAGCGTTTCTTTTCTTGTTATTAAGGAAGGGAAGCTTTTAAGTGAAAACTATTGGCAAGGAAATAATCAAGCATCCAGAACTAATTCTTTTTCTATGGCTAAAAGTATTACCGTTATGCTTTTAGGATGTGCAATTCAGGACAAAAAAATAGAAAGTACAGCTACTAAATTATCCTATTTTTATCCCGGATTTGCTAAAGACCCAAATGGTAAAGATTGTACACTCGGCAATCTTTCTACAATGGAAAGCGGACTGGATTGGGACGAAAATTATGCAAATCCGTTTAAACCAAATGCAAAAGCTTATTATGGGGATGATCTTGCAGATTTTATGCTGAAAAGAAAATTTAAAACGGTATCCGGAACTCAGTTTGAATACCAAAGTGGTACCACACAGCTTTTAGGTTTTGCAGTTCGTAAAGCAATAGGAGAGAGCTTGAGTAGTTATGCTTCCGAAAAGCTTTGGAAACCCTTAGGGATGGAATACTCTGCTTTCTGGAATCTCGACAGAGAGAACGGGATGGAGAAAACCTATTGCTGTATTAATGCGACATCAAGGGATTTTGCAAAATTCGGACAATTACTTCTTAATAACGGTGTATATAATGGGCAGCAGCTTCTGAGCTCAGAATTTGTACAAAAAATGATTACCGGAACAAAACTGTCGCAGGAATCTTATGGTAATGGAATTTGGGTGAATAATGATGCACAAATTAAGCATTATTATTTGCGTGGATTATATGGGCAGTATGTAATTTGTATTCCTGATTATAATATGATCGTTGTGAGAACAGGCTCTTCCAGAGATGAAGCCAAAGATTCTAAAGAACGACCTGAAGAAGTTGAGCTGTTTGTAAATGAAGCAGTGGCCTTATTCGGAAAGTAAGTTTATATTTTGTTAAATTGCATAATTATAGCAGTAGTGTTATTCTGTTTAAGAGTTTCACGCTGGTGGAAAATTATACAATATGATTCAGAATATTCCTTTTGAAAAAATCCTGTTTTTAGATATTGAAACGGTGCCACAGGCAGGTAACTGGTCCGACTTGGATGAGGCAACACAGAAATTATGGGATAAGAAAACACGGTTTCAAAGAAAAGAAGATGTTTCTGCTGATGAATTCTATGAAGACAGAGGCGGAATAATGGCTGAATTTGGTAAGATTGTCTGTATTTCTGTAGGAATGCTGGCAAAGTCCGGAAAGCTGAAAATTCATTCATTTAGTGGACACGACGAAAAAAAATTGCTGGAAGAGTTTGGAGAAATGTTCAATAACCCACGAATGAATCAGGTAGTCTTATGTGCACATAACGGAAAAGAATTCGATTTTCCTTATATCTCCAGAAGAATGCTGATTAATCAGATGCAGCCTCCGGTTCCGTTACAAATGTTTGGTAAAAAACCATGGGAGATTCCACATATTGATACAATGGAACTCTGGAAGTTTGGGGATTGGAAAAATTTTGTTTCATTAGAATTACTGGCACATATATTTGGTGTTCCGACCCCTAAAGACGATATAGATGGATCTATGGTTGCATCAATTTATTATATAGAAAAAGACTTAGAACGTATTCGTGTGTATTGTGAAAAAGATGTCTTAACTTTGTGCAACGTTTTCAGGAAGATGCGGCAAGAGGATTTGTTGCAACGTGAAGACTAAAAACAGGAGACAATTTATAATGGAGACACCTTATACAGACGAATTTATAGCAGAAATCGGAGATAATATCATAAGAGTTCTGAAGACTATTTTTGACCCGGAAATTCCGGTAGATATTTATGAACTGGGGCTTATTTATGATGTACAGATTAGTGAAACAGGAGAAGTAAAAGTACTGATGACATTGACAGCACCGAACTGTCCGGTAGCGGATACCCTTCCACTGGAAGTAGAA is a window of Elizabethkingia anophelis R26 DNA encoding:
- a CDS encoding serine/threonine-protein kinase: MPLGLHTTELNFETTKEIGQEGKNSQVFLAHDKQLDGEIVVKKIEKSKIVNPTEYYEEAKKLYASSHSNVVKVNYGCSDADHIYIAMPYYKNGSLKSLIATKNLTIREIIRYSIQFLSGLHHIHSKGLIHFDVKPDNILISDSDEAHLSDFGLTKAMNSFGFASPELIYEKQVPPETFTSSDKTIHFDIYLAGLTIYRLLNGEEYFHRQLHSFSNQSDYIDAIATGTFPNRTDYLPHIPLKLQRVVNKAMNVNIADRHQTVLELINELSDIDENLDWRFNQTSTSYHWERDNGNHTYKVVVDLTNPRNISILTTKVNNSTVREQREKAHCHNNLTTSNVLSKIKQALKL
- a CDS encoding antirestriction protein ArdA; the encoded protein is MTNLQNCLDTFSIYVGTYKKYNEGSLFGDWLNLSDYSDYDELLYAMKELHNDEDDPEFMFQDYECPSFIESLGLISESHISNTIYDIIGQIEDSGYDIEVIESFINCFGISDLNEVIDRINDCYVGEYSDDETFVQLLLEETGDIPQDMPSYICIDWESTARNIMYDYCTSNNNYFRNF
- a CDS encoding recombinase family protein yields the protein MKARYIRVSTGNQNTERQLKKNHPNEKLYIDIVSGAIPFKEREQGNKLIQDIEANSIKYISVHSIDRLGRNLFDILATLELLNEKKVTLKVDNLGIESLVNNKPNSAFKLIISVMANIAEMERETMLERQKEGIKIAIANGVYKGRVKGSKESGKQVLSKYKEVVKYLKRGQSLRDIAKLCNVSLGTVQKVKRILNQ
- a CDS encoding recombinase family protein — encoded protein: MLAIYARVSQDKDDNQNSIETQVDLGKRYADKLGLNYDIYADNNISGTLEIENRPELFRMLQDIASEKITHIFAYDQSRLERNNVVWSNLYMLFQKNSIKLYFQADGDFDFESDSNFLTSNILSVFNSFYVKLTKKKVITALQRNVENGKVHAKPPFGYDKDENKLLIINNKESEIVKRIYKMSLEGKGTDKIAEILNYEGVLTAYSKLEKGGVYKIRDRYNPNIVIEKKKSDAKWRGRTIQGIIKNTIYMGKRSWKGKLYPAPAIFDEVYWQKVNENLKKNRNNTGKKVEHKYLLKGIIKCGCGKNMYGRSRVNKRDHTYICSSRRYKGESCGNKSINIDKIENLIWENFFIRKELLELLNNSSDNQNSLLEDIKQEEALLDQRIINLKKNKSNLIKAISNNIITDDDAKSEINNINNSLIKHSQDKISLASRIVDIRNFKSLIIDTRADFEAFSADVDFDTKRTLINKYIERIIISYDNGKKFQNGNTLPKHIYYIQIEFKNNIIKESYIYNVKNNVIISLRDSKFKLLSKEGIIDALDFTTFEKVLMRLSNGKIIPKPIIGKDNKTIILSNTIIPYGDAKLWSIQNIVDFYTLNTTWLSEKTGINIATENKNLKSYQWLVKEYCNYKNKPLIDWVTFLYKIFGYNDKPKSFKSSQEIDLNHVKF
- a CDS encoding helix-turn-helix domain-containing protein, translated to MMIKCFYAMVLFSALTFAQATDSFNISGYIRKIYYLDTNSHSLKPRTNQERAWAYMQVADSLYKQIRYTEAIKLYEQADYYALKNQHNKERFVINYFLSDIYRSIGFSNKANEYWEVACSFFTSLDRIDSAIMTNLYKARRMEHNNQFYLAILYHQENISLLEKKYLNLPESKSLIFQQKIDLALEHNIIAYDYLKNNNLHEAKKNFEKTEFYLKDINIATQYQTPYYDLCKAIIAIKENKREEARKWFDSAEKIAEKKAYQVFAKRISEEKILSKIDQLDNHSSKSFKDFFKKILTEIQKVNELEIEREEKKVTDQNNQIEHWKSFFILLTATLTLYIIIKDKKTHKKRSPNQSENARITFTKEIKHVSENDIQPPENFSFINLNYENITRTSTLISEAKESELLEKLNQFETGTDFMAKNFTLSNLASILDTNTKYVHYLLKAHRNKNFNDYINGLKIKYIVHCLCKEPKFQNYKISYLADIVGFSSQSRFAYIFKKEVGLSPSDFIRTLKRKNKTSQNTDI